In Brevibacillus marinus, the genomic window TATCGTAAAAACGATTAACACCTATTCTATTGCTGTCTTTAAAAAGAATAAAAATTGGATGAAATATAGGAATTATATATTGTCACCGAGGTTGGATGAATCTTCTGGACTATTAAAAAGTCTAAAAGATGGTTTTATTGAAATAATGGGAAATCCATTAACCGGAGAAATAGGAGGTAAATTAGGGTTTAGTTTAAATTCCGATAGTAAGGTTGAGCAAATAAAAATAAATTTATTTGTAAAACAGGCAGATGAACTGTTACAAAGTCTTGATGTGGACAAAAAACCTTTATTTATTATTGTGGATGAATTGGAGGTATCATATGAAAATGAAAAGCAGTTTAATAGAGATATTACAATGATTAGGGATTTAATTATTGCGGTGAATCATATGAATACTTTGTGCAAACAAAGTAACATAAACATAAGAATTCTATGTGGTGTTAGATCGGAAGTTTTAACATTACTATTAGGTAAAGAGATCAACAAACCAATAGGTAGTTTCGGGATGCCAATGATGTGGGAACAGTCTAGCGGCGATATTAATCAACATCCAATCTTAAGGATATTAATAAGAAGGCTACAACTATCCGAAAACAAGTACGGAAATAACTTAACAGATTCAGAAGTATGGTCGAAGTGGTTTCCAAAAACTATACAAAATAAAGAAACTGCAAAATACATACTTCATCATACATGGTATCGACCAAGGGATATCATTAGATTATTAAAAATTGCACAAAAACAATTCCCTACATGGACAAGGTTTGATCAAAAAGTTTTCGATGCGATAAGAAAACAGTATTCAACCGAAAGTTGGGAGGAAATTACAGAAGAACTAGCTACAGTATATTCAAAAGAGGAGATTCATGGCATAAAGTTAATATTCTACGGATATCGACAATATTTCACTTATGACGAATTGAAAGAACATATTGAACAACTAAGTCAAAAAAACGATATTATTATGAAGTTATCAAGTAATCTTAACGGCTTACTAAATCATTTATATCGTATTGGTATTATTGGGAATATCAACCATAAAGGAAAACATAGATGGAGTTTTAGAGGTGATGATGAGTTAATACTATCTTTTAAAATGACGGTACATAGAGCTTTATGGCCATACCTATCTTTATTTAAGGAAAGCTCATTATTGGGAGAGAGAGTGGGAACTGTGAAGGTTTTCGACCCACAGAAAGGATACGGATTTATCTCTGTAGTGGGAGAGACTAAAGATATTTTTGTTCATTATTCAAACATCTTAGGTGACGGATTTAAGACTTTGGAGGAAGGTCAAAAAGTTAAGTTTGAAATGGTTAAAGATACTAGAGGATTACAAGCAATTAACGTAGTTAAGTTATAAAAGGTATACTAGAACTAATAAGTATGGATTGGGAATTACAGTTAAGTCCGTATAATTGTGTAAAAACGGAATCTCTTTTAAAAAATTAAGAGAGCCATTTCAAAAACCCTCGGTTAGAATGAAGTTTGCAGACACCATTCTTAAGAGAGGAGTTTTTGTTATGGCTCAATACCAGATTAGCGTAGATTCCAAGCTTTTGCATCAGCTTTTTTTAGGGAATTCTCAGGATGCGGGAGTGGCCAAACTGCTGGAATCCGTATTGAACCAAGTGCTGGAAGCCCAGGCTACAGAACAACTGAGGGCGGAACCCTACGAACGGACGGAAAATCGCCAAGGTTATCGTAACGGCTCATATCCCCACCAGTTGACGACTCGCGTAGGAACGATTACGCTTCGTGTCCCCCGGATTCGTGGTGGAAAGTTCTCTACAGAGTTGTTTGCCCGATACCAACGCAGCGAACAGGCTTTGGTGATCGCCTTGATGGAGATGGTGGTCAACGGAGTGTCCACCCGTAAGGTGGCCCAGATCACCGAGGAGTTGTGTGGTACGGAGTTTTCGAAATCCACGGTGTCAGAACTGTGTAAACAGCTCGATCCTGTCGTAACGGCATGGAACAACCGTCCGCTTCATGACACCTCGTTTCCCTTTGTCATCGTTGATGCCTTGGTACTCAAGGTGCGCGAAGACGGTCGCGTACGTTCGCGAGGCGCTCTCATCGGCATTGGTGTCAACATCGATGGCTACCGGGAGGTATTGGGTGTGATGCTTGGCGACAGCGAGTCGGAAGCCAGTTGGAGTGAGTTTTTTGGCTGGCTGAAAAGCCGCGGGCTGCGAGGCGTCGATCTTGTGGTGTCCGATGACCATGGCGGGTTGGTTCGGTCCATTCGCAAGCAATTCCAAGGCGTCACCTGGCAGCGGTGCCAGACGCACTTCCTGCGCAATATTCTGGATGCCACGCCGAAAGCACTGCAAGACGAGGTGTACAGCCGGGTTCGGGCCATTTTGGATGCCCCGGATATGGATACAGCACGGTTGCTCCTAAACCAGACGATTGATGTGTACGAAACAAAAGCGACAAAAGCGATGGCCGTTCTGGAGGAGGGCTTCGAAGATGCCACGGCTGTATTGATGCTGCCCCAATCGTATCGGAAACGGCTTCGCACGACAAACGGCCTGGAGCGTCTGAACGAGGAAATCCGCCGCCGTGAACGAGTGATTCGGATTTTTCCGAACCGTGAATCGGCTCTGCGGCTGATCGGCGCTTTGCTCATGGAAATCGATGAGAAGTGGGCTAGCGGCAGAAAGTATTTGGATATGGTCGAATATCTGGAGTGGCGTGAATCACAGGCCGCTAACATGAGTGCCAAAGTCACGCGCATCGGCTAACGGACGCCTATCGCAGCCTGTCAAGGCCGCGAAGCGTGCCATTTAGCCTTGACAGGCTCTTTTCAACACACTTTTGATAGGTCCAGCAATCCTTTGCTGGGGCTGCCACACGGCGAGTGACGGGGTGCAGGGGGCGTGCTCCCTGCGTCTCCCCCTTCGGGGGACGGAAGGGGGATTCTAACCGAGGGCGAATTTACACACAAATATGGACTTGATCTTGTTCCTCCATAGCACAACTCTGTCTTGTAATTATCGCTATTTGTAAGGGTTAGATAAATTTTTGGTTAGGATCAGGGACAAATTCATTAACTTTTTCGTTTGATTCGCCCAATCCACTCAGAATGGCATCAAAAGATAGTTACAGGGATAAACATCGTTATCTCCAACCGACTTAACAGTCTGCTGCACATTTCAGGTACTAGACAACTACAAATTTTTTTGTGGACCGATTTATCATTAGATATTATAATTACAATTAGAAAAACTGAAGAGGTGGCAACAATGGCGATAGCGGTGTCCTTTTTTTCAGGTGCAGGTGGGTTGGACACAGGAATACATCAGGCCGGATTTGATATTCGTCTTACCGTTGAAATTGAAGATACATTCTGTGAGACTCTTCGATTAAATTATCCTGAGCTTAATGTTGTAAAAGGCGACATAATGAAATACGATCGACAGAGAGTATACATGGAAGCTAATTTAAGCGAAGATCAAGAAATCGATTTTATGTTTGGAGGAAGTCCGTGTCAATCTTTCAGTACAGCCGGAAAGAGACAAGCCTTTAGTGACCCTCGTGGACAGGCAATGATTAAATTTGCTGAGTTAGTTCGAGAAGTAAAACCTAAGGTTTTTTTGCTTGAGAATGTTAGGGGATTGCTTTCAGCAGCACTTAAGCACCGTCCTATAAACCAACGTGGGGAAGGATTCCCTCCCTTGGAACCTGAAGAAATGCCGGGAAGTGCCTTAAAGTATTTGTTAAAACAATTTAGAGGTTATAATGTAAATTTTAAACTAATCAACGCTGCCGATTATGGGGTACCACAGACGAGGGAGCGGGTATTCTTCGTAGGTGTCAGAAATGACTTAAATGCTAAGTTTGAATTCCCAGAGAGCACTCATGATGAACATGGTCGTGACGGAAAAAAGAAATGGGTTACATTTGGAGAGCTGCTAAAAAGCATCAATGTTGAGAAACATAATTATGTGGAATACTCCCCTGACAGGCTAGAATATATGAAGTTGATCCCCCGTGGTGGTGGAAATTGGCGTGACTTACCTAAAGATGTTGTGAAGCAGGCGATGGGAGGTGCATATCAATCTGGTGGCGGGAAGGTCGGTTTCTTCAGGCGAATTTGGTTAGATAAACCAGCCCCTACCATGTTAACCTCCCCTATGCAGAAAAGTACGAATTTAGGACATCCATTGGAAGACCGCCCTTTAAGTATTGAAGAATATCTTGCAGTACAAGAGTTTCCATCGGGTTATAAAGTTGCTGGTTCGTTAACACAGCAGTACGTTCAGATAGGTAACGCTGTTCCAGTGAGACTGGCACGTATATTGGGTGAAGCTGTATTGGATCTTTTACACAAAATAGAGGTAAACCAACAAATCAATATATCCGTAAGTGAGGTTGCAGCAACTGTAGCTAATGGATAGTATTAAGGGTATGGGAACAAATTCCTATACCCGTTTCTTTTTATCTCCCAACTTTACTCAAAATGAGGTATGAATAATGAATATTGAAACTAGGCGAAGAATAATACAGCATTTATCCAGTGTTATGGAGAGAATAATCGAACGCCGCTGTGTAACAGAGCCATTTGATCCAAATGAAATTCTTCTAGCGAACCCATTCGGTTTCAGACTTGTACCGATTGAAGTCTGGAAAGGTGCAAAGTTTGAAAGATCATTCGTTACCACGTTAGGACAAGGAATCTTTGAGCAACTCGCAAAGATTATTGCTGAAGGAACAGGGGCAGTTGCTGAAAATCAACACGATACCCATTTAAGAATTAACACTTGGAGACTTGAGAAAATTGATGAGATACTGAAATCGCAGAGGGAAAGTAGAAGAGCACCAAATTGGGAACAAGAAGTTGCCGAGATACTTGCGTTAAATAATGAGCGATACGAGGAAGTTATCGTAAAATCTGATTTATACATACGTCGACCAGATGGCAGCCAGGAGTTTTACTCATTTAAAACTGTAAAACCAAATCTTGATCAAACAGAACGTGCAAAACGTGATATGCTTCGATTACTGGCTGGCGATGTAAATAACAAAGCATATTTTGCTTTACCATTTAATCCTGCTGGAGAAGGCAATCCCTATCGTGAAGCCGGTTTTACAATTCCATATAAGTTGCTGAACATGGATCAAGATGAATGTGTTTTAATTGGTGCTGAGTTGTGGAACAGAATCGGCAATGATGTTAATACGTACGATGAGTTGTTAGAACTATTTGAACAAGTCGGTGAAGAGTATTCTCCAATAATCAGAAGGGAGTACTTTGGCATTTAACTAGTCCCCCTTCATTGGATACTTTTTTTGCTTTTTAGCCAAAAGGAGGCCTTTTATTTTGACAGATTTGGAACTGGAGAAGCTTGTGGATCAGGCACTACACGCTTTTTATACTAGGAGAATTGAAGGACTCGAGAGTCTTGAACTTAAAGATATATTGAAGCGTAAAAATCCTTACCTCTATCGAGCTATTGGAGTTGAAACAGGCGACCAACTACTAACAGAACTCTTGCAAGCACATGTATCAAGTAGCGATGAGGGTATTTTCGGTGAAATATTCTTTGAAATGTTGGCGGAAAAGGCCAGTGGCGGTCACATTAGACCTGCTCGTGGGGTTGATGTTGGTATAGAAACGGATTCATGTTACAAGGCTATCGCAGTAAAAAGCAGTCCTAACATTTTCAATTCCCAAAGCCGTGGTCAGCAGCAGCGGGATTTCGATGAAATGATGAGGACTTGGAGAAACAAAAAAACAGGTAAGGAGTTTATCCCGATAGTAGGGTACGGTTATGGGGACAAGCGGCAATCAGAGAGAAATAAAAATACTTTTAAAGAAATTTCAGGTCAAGAATTTTGGGAGGAACTGACCAATGACCCAGAGTTCTATCGAAGGATCATTAAGATGATGGAAGGTAAGACAGCTAAATATGCTAAAAAATATCAACAAGCCTTTCAAGATGCCGTGACCCGTTTTAGGGATAAATTAAATGAGTTTTGCTTTAGCGATGGTAAGATTAATTGGGATAAGCTTGTACACTTCAACAGCGGCAAACAGATTAAGTCGTTGAAAGTTTACCCAAAATCCAAAAGCCTTCGTCCAGGAGAATCGCTACAATTAATGGTTCAAGCAACTTTATTTGAAACAGAGGGTTCACCCGCCGGTAAGACTGTTGATATGACTGACTCTCCAGAAATTACTTATGTAGTATCAGAACCGGAATTTGTTACCGTGAATTCTCATGGGCTGGTAACCATTGATCCGGGAGCCTCACCCGGACATCAAGCCAAGGTTACAGCTATCTACAAAAACAAAACTGCCACATTTAACCTTAAGGTTGCAAAGTCTCGCAGAAGAAAATAGATATGTTTAAGGAGAGGGGATTTTTACCTCTCCTCTTTAGTTTATTACGATCAACTGGTTCCGATAACCCCTCTCACATTTATGGCGGTAGTCAATGTACATCATGAGAGACAATCTCGCTATTCATTATCAGCACATCAAACACCCCAGCCACATCAACGCTTCTAAACCGCCACGAATACCACAAACCAGCCCCAAAAACAGAAAAAAGCCACCTCACGCGGTGACCTCTCTCATGATATTGGTGGAGGCGGGGGGATTCGAACCCCCGTCCGAAGACAGCGACCACATAAGCATCTCCGAGCGCAGTCGTTCTATGGGAGTTCGGCGATTGACCTGCGGAACGACACGCTGGTCAAAAGCCTAGCCTGATTGATCCTCTTCCTTTGGCCCCAGGCGGAGGCCGCCGGCGCAGCCCGTTAGAAGTGAGCCCTAATCACGCCACACGGGCCGATGGAGTGTTAGGGCCTCGCTGGTTAATTAGGCAGCGAGAGCAAGTTGTTGTTTGTTGCCAGTTATGGCTTTCCGCGTTGTTAACGGGGTCCGCAGCCCCCCGGCTCGCTTCTTATGCTCAACTATCCCCGTCGAATCCAAAACGCCCCCATGTGAGAAAAAACCAATTGATGGATCAGGTGATCCACTCCGCCGAAATAGGGAAAAGTGGCGGAGCCGTCTGTCGGAACCCCTGAGCTGGAAGAACTATCCATCCCCTATAAACGTGGAAAAACTGGACGGCAATCCGGTTAGGCGAAAAGCCGCCCAGAAGAAAGAGGCATACCACTAAGGTTGATGAAAGGTTGTTGGAGCTGCTTGTAAGGTCCCTGACTCTACCTGTGGTCAAGGCCAGCGTAAAACCCTGACCCGGTAGTACTACTAATATATCACGGGTGTATATACTCGATCAACGCGAGGTTGTCACCAGCATTGCAAGGTATATCCAGTTGCGGCGTCGGCTACATCTTTTGCCGCTCACGCAGGGCGCGTTCCACTTCCCGCTGCGCGTCCCGCTTCTTCAGTGTCTCCCGCTTGTCGTAGTTTTTCTTCCCTTTGGCCAGCGCCAATTCCACTTTGGCCCAACCGCCCTTGAGATAGATGCTGAGCGGCACCAAAGCGTACCCGCGCTCCCGCGTCAATCCGTGCAGCTTGAGGATCTCGTTGCGGCGCAGCAGCAGCTTCCGCGTCCGCTCCGGCTCGTGATTGAAGCGGTTCCCCTGGGCGTAGGGGCTGATATGCATATTGTGCAGCATCACTTCCCCGTTTTCCACTTTGGCGAAGCTGTCTTTCAGCTGCACCCGTCCGGCTCGCACCGACTTGATCTCCGTACCGGTCAGGGCAATGCCCGCTTCGTAGACTTCTTCAATAAAATAGTCGTGCCGCGCCTTCCGGTTTTGCGCCACAGTCTTCGTGCCGGCTTTGCCGTTGGACATCAAGCTCACCTCATCTGCTTACCGGAGTCGTAACTGTCAGTATAGCAAAAAATGCAAATGCCTGCAAGAGCATGGCGATTATTCTGTTGTGCGTCTGTGATATTGTCATCCTATAACCCGTCAGTGAAAATGTCACTATGGGACAGGAGAGACTGACATTGACGAGAGAAGAACTGAAACGCGTAGCCGTAATCGATCGACTGATTCAGAAAACCATCACTACTCGCCAAGCCGCCGACCTGCTTGGGTTGAGCACTCGGCAGGTATATCGGCTGAAAAACAGAATGCGCAAGGAAGGAGCAGAAGGATTGATTCATAAAAATCGAGGGAGAAAACCCAAACACGCCCTCTCGGACAAGCAACGTGAAGCCATTATGGCGTTATACCAAAGCGAACGGTACAAAGGCAGCAACGACCATCATTTTGCCGAGTTATTGCGGGAATACGAGGGGATACAGGTAAGCCCCTCAACCATACGTCGTATTCGCAAAGAGGCTCAACTGCCTGCCGCCAAAAAACGCCGCCCTCCCCAAGCGCATCGGCCCCGGGAGCGGAAAGCACAAGCAGGTATGCTGATCCAAATAGATGCCTCGTTACACCCTTGGCTGGAGGAGCGTGCTCCCTCTTTCGCCCTTTTAGCTGCGATCGATGACGCAACAGGCAAGGTGGTGGGAGCCTTATTTCGCCCCACTGAGGATTTAGAAGGCTATTTTTTGGTGATGAAACAGGTGATCCGAGAGCACGGCATACCCATGGCGGTGTATTCGGATCGCCACACGATCTTTCGATCGCCGAAAGAGTCGCTCACGATCGAGCAGGAACTGGCAGGTGAGCAAACGTCCTTATCCCAATTTGGACAAGCAATGGCGGAACTGGGAATCACGCACAGCAAAGCGCGGACGCCGGAGGCAAAAGGACGAATTGAACGGTTGTGGCAGACGTTTCAAGACCGATTGGTCATTGAGTTACGTTTACGCGGGATCAACACACTGGAAGAGGCGAACGCTGTTCTTCCGGAGTTGATAGCTAAACACAACCAACGGTTTTCGGTGACTCCGGCGAACGAAGCGAGCGTGTTTGCCCCTGTTGATGAAAGCTGTAATCTCGACCATGTGTTATGCTACCGGGAGCATCGTATTGTCGGAAAGGGGGAGACGCTGTCGTACGCAGGCAAAACGTATGGGATTGCTTCCGGCAACCGATGGGAGATGATCCCTCCGAAAACGCGGGTACAAGTTCGAAAGACACTGTCTGGTGAATTGTTTGCCTGGTATAAAGGTCAACTTTTTGCTCTACGTGAGGTGGCCAAAGCGGTTCAGCCGGTGCAAGCAAAAGAAAAAGCGAGCTCAACGTCTTCACGTCGTAAGCCCGCTGCCAATCACCCATGGCGTCAAGCCTGGGTCAACAACAACACATCCAGTATAGCACAGAAGGCAGCGGTAAGCGAGCAAACGTAGCGTCCGGTTGACAGGGAGAAGCAGGCTGCTAAGCTGGTTGGCTAGCCAATTCTTCCCCTTGCGGGGTGGCCCAATTGGCAACAAGCAGCCTGCGCGAGGCTCGCTGTCAACCGGATGCGGAGATGTTTCCACCACACCACAAAGGTGACAAAATCACTGACGTGTTAAAGTGACATTTTCACAGACGCTTGACAGAGCATGGCGATTATTCCAGATATGCCTGGATAGCGATAAATACACACGCCCGGACACTCTCCAGGACACGTTTCCTTGGTCCGCGATGAAGTCGTGCCACTTATCAAGCAAACACAGGAAATTAGACACCGGCACGCAACCAACGTTGAAAAAGGGCCGCCGATCCGGCAGCCCTCCCACAGGATTCTATGCAGGTTTATGATTCATTCTCGAGCACTGTCCTGCAAGGTTACTCTGACAAGTCTCAGAATCGCCTCATCCAAAGCCTTGGCAAACTCGTCCGGCTCAGTCATGGCACGCCATCGATTCTGCCGAACCGCTTCCAGGGAATCGTCCAGGGAATCATCCGTTACCCCCGCATCACGCAAAAGAACCAACGCCTTCTCCAGTATATCGGTCATGCGCATCGGTCCATAGGCGTGAGGCTCCTTATAGAATCCCCTGGCACTTGTCAGAACGTACCCAACGAAGTCCAGGAGACGCTCACGCAGCTCCCCCTCAACTTCTATTCTTTCCGTATTCGTCATACGAGATCACCTCTTGAACGGCCTTGCTGCTTCTGGGACGAGGCGGTTGATTCGCGTATCCGAGACTGATCAATAGCTCGGGCTGAACATCCTCCGGCAGTCCTAAAATCTCTTTGATTGCCTGCTGATGAAAGGAACGGACAGGACAATTACCCACCCCCAGAGAGTGGGTTGCCAACATGATATAGGCAGCCGCGATCCCCAGGTTTACAAAGCGCAACACTTCCGCTGTGTCCACGCCGCCTCGAGCCAAGGCTTCTCTTTGATTGGAACACAGAACCGCAATCGCGGCGGGCTCTCCCGACAACCCTTGTGCGAACCGTTTGATTCTCCTTAGTTGAACAGGGTCTTGGACGATCACTACGTGGGATTCCTGAGCATTGCTTCCCGATGGGCTGTGCAAAACAGCATCTTCAATGGCCTGAATGACCTCCGGCGGAAGCGGTCGTCTCTCGAATGAGCGAGCGCTGCGCCGCGTCTTTAAAGCATCTATGACTTCCACCCTTGATCCCTCACTTGATTGTTTCTTGACAAGCAGCAGTCTTTCTACAAATATCTAAACGACAAGCTTTCCCTTGTGAAGAACCTGAACGTCATCAATAAACACATCCGGTTTGTTCACAACCCCGTCAATGTGAACACCCGCCGCAATGGTTCCACCAAACGTGTTATTGCTTCCAAAGGCTACGTGTATGGTTCCGTACACTTTTTCATCCTCAAGCACAACACCCGTAATGCGAGCCTTGTCATTTGTTCCGATCCCAAATTCTCCAAGCAGCCTGCCGTCTCCATCACCCAGGATTGCCAGCAGCTTTTCTGCCGCATCCCCTTCGGCATGTACAATTCGGCCTTGTTCGAGGGTCAGCAGCAGCGGAGCATGCAGCTTGCCAATTCCCGCGATTGACCCATCAATCAAGATTTGCCCAGACGCTGTGCCTTCGATCGGGGCAATATACGCTTCTCCCGACGGCAGGTTTCCCGATTCGCCGGGCTGCAAATAGACACCTGTGCTGGCGATCCCTTTCCGCTCCTCAATAGAGAAGAAAAGCATATATCCGTCTTTTTCAATCCGTACCTGTTTCCCCTGTGTCAGCATGTCTGCAACCTGTTTCGTCATTTCTTTCACTTTTGCATAATCTGCGGAGATGGCCCCTTCCAAAAACATATCTTCCGTAATCCCGGGCATGGTGGCGACACGAGCACCTGATGCAACCGCATGTTTTCGCGCTTGCGTATGCGTCAAGGAATGTTGCGTGATACAAACCACTACATCGGAGTCAGCCATCGCCCTGGAAACAGCAATCGGCGGTTCCTGCCCCGATTTTTCCCGTTCCTTCATCACCATCAGCATCGATTCTGCCCCGAGCAGCTGTCCTGCCTGGTACAGCGCTTCAGCCAGTTCTTTTTTCACATCGTCTGTAACGACAAGCAAAGACTCCTTTTCCCGAAGCCCCAGGCAGTTCGTTAATACTTGTTTGCTCACTTCCACTAATTGCGGATTCATAGCCGATCATCCTTTGTTAAATCATTTCTGAGATCAATTTGGCCATCATGGCATTAGAGAGTATCACCGGCAGCCCCGTCGCTTTTGACACCAGTGCCCGCCCCTCTTCGGTGTATCCCATACAGTCTAGCAAAACAAGATCCACCTTGTCCTTTAATTCATTTGCTGCTTGCGCAAAACTTGCCACATCGTTTTGATAGGGGGAAGCGACCGCAAACATAGGGTTTAACCCATAAGGAGCATACTTGAGCTGCAACTCTTTTTTTTGCTCTTCCAGCGGCACCAATACGCCGAGTCTGCGATTTCCGACCATCGCTTTAACCGTGGGCGGAATGATCTGATCTGGTTCGATCAGATGGGAAGTTTTCGTCGTCAGTCCCGGAAAAACACCCGTACAAAGAAGGAGAATTTGGCTGATACCCATCTCCTCTAAATGATTGATTTTTTCTTGCAAAATCGGTTGAATCTTCGCCCGGGACATAACCACATGTCCCCCTGTGGTTAACCGACTGGTTAACACGTAGTCCCCGGATTCGGGATAAAACGTCTCTTCGATATACTGTTTGGTAAATCCGTCCAAAACGCCGACCTGCACAAGCTCAGCCCGCCCATCCAGGTATTTCTCGATGATCGGCGCTACATCCGTTCTGGGCGCTTGCCCAATTGTAATCATGCCCAGCTTGTTCATGGTAAAGCCGCTTGCCGATAAATCGACGACGCGAACAACCCTTCAGCCTCCACAGGATCAATCACAACGGCGTTTACCTCTTTCCGCAAAACGTCCGCAAGTCCAATGGTAGAGAATCCGGTGCAGGCAAACAAAATCGCCTTCGCCCCTTGTTCAAGCAGCAGACGGGCTGCCTGGATCCCTTT contains:
- a CDS encoding ISNCY family transposase, whose protein sequence is MTREELKRVAVIDRLIQKTITTRQAADLLGLSTRQVYRLKNRMRKEGAEGLIHKNRGRKPKHALSDKQREAIMALYQSERYKGSNDHHFAELLREYEGIQVSPSTIRRIRKEAQLPAAKKRRPPQAHRPRERKAQAGMLIQIDASLHPWLEERAPSFALLAAIDDATGKVVGALFRPTEDLEGYFLVMKQVIREHGIPMAVYSDRHTIFRSPKESLTIEQELAGEQTSLSQFGQAMAELGITHSKARTPEAKGRIERLWQTFQDRLVIELRLRGINTLEEANAVLPELIAKHNQRFSVTPANEASVFAPVDESCNLDHVLCYREHRIVGKGETLSYAGKTYGIASGNRWEMIPPKTRVQVRKTLSGELFAWYKGQLFALREVAKAVQPVQAKEKASSTSSRRKPAANHPWRQAWVNNNTSSIAQKAAVSEQT
- the smpB gene encoding SsrA-binding protein SmpB yields the protein MSNGKAGTKTVAQNRKARHDYFIEEVYEAGIALTGTEIKSVRAGRVQLKDSFAKVENGEVMLHNMHISPYAQGNRFNHEPERTRKLLLRRNEILKLHGLTRERGYALVPLSIYLKGGWAKVELALAKGKKNYDKRETLKKRDAQREVERALRERQKM
- a CDS encoding nitroreductase family protein, translating into MEVIDALKTRRSARSFERRPLPPEVIQAIEDAVLHSPSGSNAQESHVVIVQDPVQLRRIKRFAQGLSGEPAAIAVLCSNQREALARGGVDTAEVLRFVNLGIAAAYIMLATHSLGVGNCPVRSFHQQAIKEILGLPEDVQPELLISLGYANQPPRPRSSKAVQEVISYDEYGKNRS
- a CDS encoding AroM family protein; translated protein: MNKLGMITIGQAPRTDVAPIIEKYLDGRAELVQVGVLDGFTKQYIEETFYPESGDYVLTSRLTTGGHVVMSRAKIQPILQEKINHLEEMGISQILLLCTGVFPGLTTKTSHLIEPDQIIPPTVKAMVGNRRLGVLVPLEEQKKELQLKYAPYGLNPMFAVASPYQNDVASFAQAANELKDKVDLVLLDCMGYTEEGRALVSKATGLPVILSNAMMAKLISEMI
- a CDS encoding DUF6092 family protein: MTNTERIEVEGELRERLLDFVGYVLTSARGFYKEPHAYGPMRMTDILEKALVLLRDAGVTDDSLDDSLEAVRQNRWRAMTEPDEFAKALDEAILRLVRVTLQDSARE
- a CDS encoding TdeIII family type II restriction endonuclease; this encodes MNIETRRRIIQHLSSVMERIIERRCVTEPFDPNEILLANPFGFRLVPIEVWKGAKFERSFVTTLGQGIFEQLAKIIAEGTGAVAENQHDTHLRINTWRLEKIDEILKSQRESRRAPNWEQEVAEILALNNERYEEVIVKSDLYIRRPDGSQEFYSFKTVKPNLDQTERAKRDMLRLLAGDVNNKAYFALPFNPAGEGNPYREAGFTIPYKLLNMDQDECVLIGAELWNRIGNDVNTYDELLELFEQVGEEYSPIIRREYFGI
- a CDS encoding IS256 family transposase — encoded protein: MAQYQISVDSKLLHQLFLGNSQDAGVAKLLESVLNQVLEAQATEQLRAEPYERTENRQGYRNGSYPHQLTTRVGTITLRVPRIRGGKFSTELFARYQRSEQALVIALMEMVVNGVSTRKVAQITEELCGTEFSKSTVSELCKQLDPVVTAWNNRPLHDTSFPFVIVDALVLKVREDGRVRSRGALIGIGVNIDGYREVLGVMLGDSESEASWSEFFGWLKSRGLRGVDLVVSDDHGGLVRSIRKQFQGVTWQRCQTHFLRNILDATPKALQDEVYSRVRAILDAPDMDTARLLLNQTIDVYETKATKAMAVLEEGFEDATAVLMLPQSYRKRLRTTNGLERLNEEIRRRERVIRIFPNRESALRLIGALLMEIDEKWASGRKYLDMVEYLEWRESQAANMSAKVTRIG
- a CDS encoding cold-shock protein; translation: MGTVKVFDPQKGYGFISVVGETKDIFVHYSNILGDGFKTLEEGQKVKFEMVKDTRGLQAINVVKL
- a CDS encoding PmeII family type II restriction endonuclease, whose translation is MTDLELEKLVDQALHAFYTRRIEGLESLELKDILKRKNPYLYRAIGVETGDQLLTELLQAHVSSSDEGIFGEIFFEMLAEKASGGHIRPARGVDVGIETDSCYKAIAVKSSPNIFNSQSRGQQQRDFDEMMRTWRNKKTGKEFIPIVGYGYGDKRQSERNKNTFKEISGQEFWEELTNDPEFYRRIIKMMEGKTAKYAKKYQQAFQDAVTRFRDKLNEFCFSDGKINWDKLVHFNSGKQIKSLKVYPKSKSLRPGESLQLMVQATLFETEGSPAGKTVDMTDSPEITYVVSEPEFVTVNSHGLVTIDPGASPGHQAKVTAIYKNKTATFNLKVAKSRRRK
- a CDS encoding aminopeptidase — translated: MNPQLVEVSKQVLTNCLGLREKESLLVVTDDVKKELAEALYQAGQLLGAESMLMVMKEREKSGQEPPIAVSRAMADSDVVVCITQHSLTHTQARKHAVASGARVATMPGITEDMFLEGAISADYAKVKEMTKQVADMLTQGKQVRIEKDGYMLFFSIEERKGIASTGVYLQPGESGNLPSGEAYIAPIEGTASGQILIDGSIAGIGKLHAPLLLTLEQGRIVHAEGDAAEKLLAILGDGDGRLLGEFGIGTNDKARITGVVLEDEKVYGTIHVAFGSNNTFGGTIAAGVHIDGVVNKPDVFIDDVQVLHKGKLVV
- a CDS encoding DNA cytosine methyltransferase, with product MAIAVSFFSGAGGLDTGIHQAGFDIRLTVEIEDTFCETLRLNYPELNVVKGDIMKYDRQRVYMEANLSEDQEIDFMFGGSPCQSFSTAGKRQAFSDPRGQAMIKFAELVREVKPKVFLLENVRGLLSAALKHRPINQRGEGFPPLEPEEMPGSALKYLLKQFRGYNVNFKLINAADYGVPQTRERVFFVGVRNDLNAKFEFPESTHDEHGRDGKKKWVTFGELLKSINVEKHNYVEYSPDRLEYMKLIPRGGGNWRDLPKDVVKQAMGGAYQSGGGKVGFFRRIWLDKPAPTMLTSPMQKSTNLGHPLEDRPLSIEEYLAVQEFPSGYKVAGSLTQQYVQIGNAVPVRLARILGEAVLDLLHKIEVNQQINISVSEVAATVANG